The Aureibacillus halotolerans genome includes a region encoding these proteins:
- a CDS encoding UxaA family hydrolase, translated as MRTIQGYRRPNGQLGIRNHLLIIPTVVCANQVANRIQQQVTGAISIPHQHGCSQVGDDIKRTHRMLVGMGQNPNVGAVLIVSLGCEGIDARQVKKEIESTGKLAEWIDIQDVGGSIKTIQAGVEAAQKLQIMLQQQTLVEADASELIIGVKCGGSDATSGLCSNPALGKAADLIVSHQGTIVMGETTEIIGAEHLVAEKAINEDVKQQLYDAVHRFEAEIDRMGVDMRGGNPSPGNIEGGLSTIEEKSLGCISKAGASMLQGVTQYAEPIPGKGYYFMDSPGNDIECVSGMAAAGVHIVCFTTGRGTPTGNAVLPVIKITGNGETAKKMEDNIDVDSSPVLVGKQTLEEAGRTIFEEILAVASGKETKAEILGHAEFSINRIGISL; from the coding sequence TCAGCTTGGGATTCGCAATCATTTGCTGATTATCCCAACGGTTGTGTGCGCAAATCAGGTGGCAAATCGCATCCAGCAGCAAGTGACTGGAGCTATATCGATTCCCCATCAGCACGGCTGTAGTCAAGTTGGCGATGACATTAAACGTACGCATCGGATGCTTGTTGGTATGGGGCAGAATCCGAATGTTGGCGCGGTATTAATCGTCAGTCTTGGCTGTGAGGGAATTGACGCACGCCAAGTGAAAAAAGAGATTGAATCGACAGGGAAACTAGCTGAGTGGATTGATATTCAGGATGTTGGAGGCTCTATAAAAACGATCCAGGCAGGCGTTGAGGCTGCGCAGAAGCTCCAAATCATGCTGCAACAGCAAACGCTTGTGGAGGCAGATGCTTCCGAACTGATTATCGGTGTGAAATGTGGCGGTTCAGATGCAACTTCGGGCCTTTGCAGCAACCCAGCTCTTGGCAAAGCCGCTGACCTCATTGTGTCTCACCAAGGCACGATTGTGATGGGAGAAACGACTGAAATTATTGGCGCAGAGCACCTTGTCGCTGAGAAAGCGATCAATGAAGACGTGAAGCAGCAGCTCTACGACGCAGTCCATCGTTTTGAAGCAGAAATTGATCGCATGGGCGTTGATATGCGTGGTGGCAACCCGAGCCCAGGGAATATTGAAGGCGGGTTATCGACGATTGAGGAGAAGTCATTGGGCTGCATTTCCAAAGCGGGTGCATCTATGCTTCAAGGCGTTACACAGTATGCGGAGCCAATACCAGGCAAGGGCTATTACTTTATGGATTCTCCTGGAAACGACATTGAATGTGTGTCAGGCATGGCTGCGGCAGGCGTTCATATCGTCTGCTTCACGACGGGTCGTGGCACACCAACAGGAAATGCCGTATTGCCAGTTATCAAGATTACTGGCAATGGTGAGACAGCGAAGAAGATGGAAGACAATATTGATGTCGATTCAAGTCCAGTGCTCGTAGGAAAGCAAACACTTGAAGAAGCGGGGCGGACGATTTTTGAGGAAATTCTCGCGGTGGCGTCTGGCAAAGAAACGAAAGCAGAAATTCTTGGTCATGCGGAATTTAGCATTAATCGTATCGGAATCAGCTTATAG